The DNA sequence CGCCGCCGTCGTGGTGCCGCTGCTGGCGGGCCCCGACACGGCCGTGCTGCGCCGCATACGCCAGTCGGTCGTCAGCAGCGGCTCGGCCTTCGAGCTGACGGACACCCTCGGTCCGCACCCGCTGCTCGCCGAGGCCCTGCACGTGCGCCTCTCGGAGGCGGGCCTGGCCCGCGCCGACCGCGCCCGGCTGTTCACCGTCGCAACCGCGGCCGACGGGATCGTCTTGGCCACGGTCGGCGGTCCCGAGGCGGTGCAGGCGGCCGGCATCACCGGCATGCTGCTGTCGGCGCGCCTGGCCGTGCCGGTGCTGGCCGCCGGCCTGGACGAGGAGGGCGCCGTCGCCCGCGCCGCCGACGAGCTCCGCTCCTCCGGCTCGCGCAACCTCGCCCTCGCGCCGTGCCTGATCGGCCCGGAGGCCGACGAGGCGCTGCCGTCCATGGCCGCGAAGGAGGCGGGCTGCGCGGCGGCGGAGCCGCTGGGCGCCTACCCGGCGGTCGGCAAACTCGTCCTCGCCAAGTACACGGAGCTGCTGGGCATCGCCGCCGCGCAGCCCGCGCCGATGCGCTGACAACCACTGATGCGCTGAGCACGACCGCACCACCGCACATCGCACGACCGCACCACCGCGTGACCGCCGGGAAGGGCCTCTTGACGAGGCCCTTCCCGCGTTTTCACGCCCGGACGCCCCGCCCGCGCGGCCCCCGCGGCACGGCAGGGCTCAGCGGAAGACCACGCACGAGGCGGCCGGTGCCTCGACGGACCCGGCCCGGACGGGTATGCCCGTCTCGGCGTCGACCGTGAACCAGGTGACGTCGCCCGACCGCTCGTTCGCCGCGTACAGCAGCCCCCCGTCCGGATGCGCGGCGAGGTGGCGCGGCCAGTGCCCGCCGCAGCTCACGGTGGAGCGCAGCCGGGGCGTGTCCCCGGAGGGGTCGAGGGCGAGGGTGGCGAGGGTGTCGTCGCCGCGGTTGGCCGCCCACAGGAACCGGCCGTCCGGGGAGAGCACGGGCGTCGAGGGGTAGGTGGGATCGACCGCCCCGGCGGTCACGACGGGAGCCGTCTCCAGCGGCTCCAGCACGCCCGGTCCGGCGTCCCAGCGGCAGACGGTCACGCTCGCGTCGAGCTCGTTGAGGACGTACACCCGGTGGCCGCCCGGGTGGAAGACGAGCGTCCGGGGACCGCTGCCCGGCCGGAGGCGCGTCTCGCCGTGGGGCACCGGCTCGCCCGTGCCGGGGTCGAGTGCGGAGACGTACACGGAGTCGGTGCCGAGGTCCGCGGCGAGCAGCCAGCGGCCCGTCGGGTCGGGCGCCACGGCGTGGGCGTGCGGGCCGGCCTGCCGCGCGGCCACCGGACCGCTGCCCCGGTGCCGCAGCACCACCGGGGGTTTGCCGAGGGTGCCGTCCCCGGCGACGGGCAGGGCGCTGACGCTTCCGGAGCGGTAGTTGGCGGTGCACAGCCAGGCCCCGGCGAGCGCCAGGTGGGTGGGCGCGTCGCCCTCGACGGGCACGGCCGGGCCGAGCGGCTCCGGCCGGTCCGGGTCGGCGAGCGAGAACGCCGTGGCCGTGCCCGGTTCCGTCTCCCCGACCGCGTACAGCACGCTTCCGTCGGCCGAGAGGGCCAGGAACGAGGGGTCCGCCGCGACGGCGGTGGAGTGGACGGGGGTCAGCGCGCCCGTCTCGCCGTCCACCCGCGCCACGGTGATCCCCGGGCCCCCCGCCCTGGTGAACGAGCCGATGTAGGCGCGCCGTTCGCGCCGCCCGCTGGCCGTCATCGTGTCCCTCCCCTTCGCGTCCCCGTCACGTCGACGGTCCCGACGCTACAGGCCGGCACTGACAACGCCCGGCGGCGCCCCGGCCGGGCCGCCGCCCGGCTGGTCCGTTGGCCCTGCTCACGGCGGGTTACCGTGCGGTAAAAGCGAGCCATTGGCTCATATTTTCGGGCTTCTCTTGAGCCATATGGCCTCCGGATGTTTTGATGAACCCGTCAATGGCGCTGCGGGATCCCGCGGCGCCTCTTTTGTGCGCGCGAGCGGAAGGTGGTCGGTGAAGCTGAAGAAGATGTTCGCGGCTCCGGATCCGGGCCGCGTCCGGCTGCGGAACGCGGCACGGGCCGTCCTGGGCGTGGGGCTCGCGGTGGCGGTCTCGCACCTGGCGACCGGTTCGATGGGTGCCACGATCGCCGGTGGCCTCACCGCGCTGCTGGCCCTCTTCACCGTCACCGACGCCCGGGTCCGCGACCAGGCGGTCACGACGGCGTGGCTGCCCGCCGTGGGCGTCCCGGTGCTGGCGCTCGCGACGGTGCTGCACGGCCTTCCCCTGGCGCGGGACGCGGCGTTCCTCGGCGTCGTCTTCGCCGGGGTGTACGCGCGGCGCTGGGGCCCCCGGGGCCAGGCCCTGGGCATCTTCGGCTTCATGATGTTCTTCATGGCGCAGTTCCTGCACGCCGTACCGGACGGCCTGGCGGAGCTGTACGCGGCCATGGCGCTGGCCCTCACCGCGTCGTCGCTGGTCCGCTTCGGGCTGTGGTGCTGGGAGCGGCGGCTGCCGCCGGTCCTCGCCCCCGCGCCCTCCGCCGCGCGCGGCCTGGAACGACCGACGACCCGGCAGGCGTTCCAGAACACGTTCGCGTGCGCCCTGGCCCTGGGCGTCGGCCACCTGGTCTCGGACCAGCGCTGGTACTGGGCCGTCGGCACCGCTTGGTGGATCTTCGTGAACACCGCCTCGCGCGGGGAGACGCTGGTCCGGGGCTTCCGCCGGGTGGTGGGCACGGTGGCGGGCATCGCCGTCGGCCTGGTCGTCGCGGTGCCGCTGCACGGCGCGCCCGCGCCGACCGCCGCCCTCGTCGCGCTCTGCGTCTTCGGCATCTTCTACACGGCCGCCCCCTCCTACAGCTGGATGATGTTCTTCGTGACCGTCATGGCGTCCCTGCTGTACGGACTGCTGGGCGTGCTGCACCCGGGGCTGCTGCTCCTGCGCTTCGAACAGACGCTGGTGGGCGCGGCGGCCTCGGCCCTCGCGGTCGCGCTGGTGCTGCCCGTCACGACGCACGCCGCCACCGACGCCTGGATCCGCCGGGCGATGCTGGCCGTCCGCCACTGCACCGCCGAGTCGGCGCGGCGGCTGGCCGGGGAGGCGTCCGCCGATCCGGCGCCGTACGTCGCGGAGCTGGAGCTCCTCCTCGCCCGGGTCCGGATCTCGCTCGCGCCGCTGCTGCATCCGCTCAGCCCGCTGCGGGCACGCAAGGAACGCGCCCGGCTGGTGACGGCGCATCTGGACGACTGCGTCCGGCAGGCCCGCGGTCTGGCCGAGGTGGCCGCCGACCCGGACGCCTCGCACGACGCCCGGCTGACCGCCGCTTGCCAGCGCGTCGAGGCGGCCCTGCGCGCCCTGTTGCCCACGGCGGAGGCACCGGCGCCGGCCGCCGAACCGGGCCTCACGGCCCCGCAGCACCACCCGGGCGCGGAACGGGCCCTGGCCCATCTGCGCGACCTGGAGCGGGCGGTCGCGAACCTCGCCGGCCCGGTCCTGAGCAGCCCGCGGTCGCCGCTGCCGGAGGGCTGAGCCCGGCGGTCCGGCGTCGGTCCGGCCCGCATGGCGCCTACAGGACACCCGCATGACAGCGGATGCGCGTCTACGGGCGCCCGCCCGCCGGTTCAAGCGCCCTTCGGACGAACGCCCGCCGGACACAGCCTCCGGGCCGATTGACCGACCCGCACGCCGTTCCGCGCCCAACCGTGGGCCACGGACTGGGCCATTGGTACAGTGACGGCCCGGCACCCGAGTACGAGGGAGCGTCAGCCGATGGCCGTAGACGCCCTGGACACCAGGATCCTGCGCCTCCTGCTGGAGCAGCCGCGGACCAGTGCGCGGGAGTACGCGCGCCTGCTGGGCATCGCGCGCGGCACCCTCCAGGCCCGTCTCGACCGGCTGGAGCGGGACGGTGTAATCACGGGGACAGGTCCCCGGCTCTCCCCCGCCGCGCTCGGCCATCCCGTCCTGGCCTTCGTGCACATCGAGGTCACCCAGGGCCACCTGGATCCGGTGGCGGACGCGCTGGCGGAGGTGCCCGAGATCATAGAGGCGTTCTCCATCACCGGCGGCGGCGATCTGATGGCGCGGGTCGTCGCCCGCGACGCCGCTCATCTGGAGGACGTCATCCAGCGGCTGGTGCAGCTCCCGGGCGTGGTGCGCACCCGTACCGAGATGGCGCTGCGGGAGCGCGTCCCCTACCGGATGACGGGGCTGCTGCGCGCCGTGGAGCAGGACGTCCGGCGGAAGGACAAGGGCCGTTCCCGGGGCCGTTCCGCCGCTCCGGCGCCCGACGGCGACGCATGAGGCCCGCGCCGCCTCCGGACGCCTGACCGCCCCTCACATTCCTTTGCGAGCACCGTTCCGTGGGCCCGCCCGGCCCATCACCGCGCAGGTCCCGCCCGCGTTTCGTCCGTGCCGCGGAAGGGTGGGAGGATCTGCTGGTTCCACCCGGTCATGAGACACCCGGGACAACTCGTGAGGAATGAGACGTAATATGCAGCAATCTGGGGGAAGACGGGCCCGCCGGTGGGGAGTCGCGGTCACCGCGTCGACCGCCGCGTTCGCGGTCGCCGTTCCCGCGGCCACGGCGGAGGCGGCGACCGGCCCGGCGGGCATCGCCGCCAAGGGCGCGTTCCTGCTCGACAGCGGCCCCAACAAGCAGCTGTGGGCGAAGGACGCCGACACCAAGCGCCAGATGGCCAGCACCACCAAGATCATGACGGCCGCCGTGGTCCTGGACACGCGGGGCGTCAACCTGAACAAGCAGATCACGATAAAGAAGTCGTACCGCGACTACGTGGCGAAGAACGGCGCGAGCACCGCCGACCTGCGCGTCGGTGACAAGCTGACGGTCCGGCAGCTCCTCTACGGCCTGATGCTGCCCTCCGGGTGCGACGCGGCGTACGCGCTCGCCGACACCTTCGGCACCGGCAAGACCGAGGCCGCGCGCACCACCTCGTTCATCGCCCAGATGAACAAGAAGGCCGCCGCGCTCGGCATGAAGAACACCAAGTACGACTCGTTCGACGGCATATCGCAGGCGGGGACGAACCACTCCACCCCGCGCGACATCGCCAAGCTCGCCCGGCACGCGATGGGCAACAGCACGTTCACCACGGTCGTCAAGGCGGCCAGCACCCGCCAGAAGGCGACGAACGTCAACCGCACGTACACCTGGTACAACACCAACAAGCTGCTGGGGTCCTACAAGGGCGCCATCGGTATCAAGACCGGCACCGGCACGGCCGCCGGTCCGTGCCTGGTGTTCGCCGCGCAGCGCGGCAAGCGGACGGTCGTGGGCGTGATCCTCAACGACCCGACCAACCGTTACCCCGATGCGGTGAAGATGCTGGACTGGTCGTTCAACACGTCCTCGAAGGTGAAGCTGCGGCAGCTGCCCAGCCTGGCCCAGAAGGACTGAGCCACCGCCCCCGGCCGGCCGGTTCGCGCACGGCGGTCCGCCGTGGACCGCCACCGCGAACCGCCCCGGCCGCGGGCCCGGCGCCGCTCCGGCTCTTACTGCCGGTTCCGCTCAGCCGAGGAACGAGAGCCGCACCTTGCGGTGCGCGTTGTCGACATTCGTGTCGACGAGGACGACGCTCTGCCACGTCCCCAGCTCCAGCTCCCCGCCGACCACCGGCAGCGTGGCGTGCGGCGGGACGAAGGCGGGCAGGACGTGGTCGCGGCCGTGCCCCGGGCTGCCGTGCCGGTGCCGCCAGCGGTCGTCCTTCGGCAGCAGGTCGCGGAGCGCGGCCAGCAGGTCGTCGTCGCTGCCCGATCCCGTCTCGATCACCGCGAGGCCGGCGGTGGCGTGCGGAGTGAAGACGTTGAGCAGTCCGTCCCGGCCTGCCGCCACCTCCCGCAGGAAGCGGGCGCAGTGGTCGGTGAGGTCGTACACGGTCTCGGTCGAGCCGGTCGTGATGTCCACCGTGCGGGTGGTGAAGGTATCGGTCATGCACCACCCCTTACCCGCGGCGACCGGAGATCGGCAAGCCGGGGCGCCGTCGACCGCCGCGTTCCGGGGTCACGCACGGCGGGCCTGCCATTCGGGGGCCAGGATCGCCCAGTACTGCTTGTCGTACCGGGCGCCGCCGTAGGGCCAGTACTCGCGCTGGACGCCCTCCAGGGTCATGCCGAGCCGCTCGGCCACCGCGGAGCTGCGGGCGTTGTCGGCGCGGCAGCGCCACTCGGCGCGGTGCAGCCCGCGGGTGGTGAGGGCCCAGTCCAGCAGCGTGGTGCAGGCGGCGGTGATCAGGCCGTGGCCCTCGCCCGCCGGCTCCAGCCAGCAGCCGATCTCACAGGAGCCCAGGGCGGCGTTGAAGTCCACGAACATCACGCCGCCGACCAGGGTGCCGTCCCGCCAGATGCCGAAGAGGCCGGCCTGGTCCGCGGCCCGGCGCTCGGCGTAGCGGCGCAGGGTGGCGCGCGCGCCGTCGAGGTCGTCGGTGACGAACGCGGGCCCGACCCACGGCCGGATGTGCTCGCGGGCCCGGTCCAGGTGGGCGGCGAACTCCTCGGCGTGCCAGATGTCCAGCGGGCGGAGGAGGGCGTCATCCCGCAGCGGGAGGGAGAACATGATGACCCCATTCACACAACAAGCGTTACGGTTATGTACGGTGGCAGCATGCCACGAACCAAGGGTGATCATGAAGCCCGGCGCCGCGAGGTCTCGGAGGCGGTCTGGCGGGTGCTGGCCGCGCACGGCTTCGACGGGCTGACCCTGCGCGCGGTCGCCGCCGAGCTGGGCGCGACCACCGGCCTGCTCACCCACTACTTCCCCGCCAAGCGGGATCTGCTGGCCCACGCCCTCGACCTGCTCGACCGGAGGAGCGCGGCCCGGCCGCGGCGCGTGGCACCGCGCGGCCTGCCCGCCGTGCGGGCCGCGCTGCTCGACATCCTGCCGCTGACCCCGGCCGCCACCGACGGCAACCGCATCTGGGTGTCCTCCTGG is a window from the Streptomyces mobaraensis genome containing:
- a CDS encoding sirohydrochlorin chelatase encodes the protein MSSPTGPTSGLPVRMPRPRQSGRHRRPEPVTAPTAAPPLVLAVPGAPGPAARRLAEETLSIARSELPGLDARIGYVDTEGDAGGYPALDSVLGYAAAQHTARTSEAQAASDEEAAAWARGPAAVVVPLLAGPDTAVLRRIRQSVVSSGSAFELTDTLGPHPLLAEALHVRLSEAGLARADRARLFTVATAADGIVLATVGGPEAVQAAGITGMLLSARLAVPVLAAGLDEEGAVARAADELRSSGSRNLALAPCLIGPEADEALPSMAAKEAGCAAAEPLGAYPAVGKLVLAKYTELLGIAAAQPAPMR
- a CDS encoding lactonase family protein, which gives rise to MTASGRRERRAYIGSFTRAGGPGITVARVDGETGALTPVHSTAVAADPSFLALSADGSVLYAVGETEPGTATAFSLADPDRPEPLGPAVPVEGDAPTHLALAGAWLCTANYRSGSVSALPVAGDGTLGKPPVVLRHRGSGPVAARQAGPHAHAVAPDPTGRWLLAADLGTDSVYVSALDPGTGEPVPHGETRLRPGSGPRTLVFHPGGHRVYVLNELDASVTVCRWDAGPGVLEPLETAPVVTAGAVDPTYPSTPVLSPDGRFLWAANRGDDTLATLALDPSGDTPRLRSTVSCGGHWPRHLAAHPDGGLLYAANERSGDVTWFTVDAETGIPVRAGSVEAPAASCVVFR
- a CDS encoding FUSC family protein, which encodes MFAAPDPGRVRLRNAARAVLGVGLAVAVSHLATGSMGATIAGGLTALLALFTVTDARVRDQAVTTAWLPAVGVPVLALATVLHGLPLARDAAFLGVVFAGVYARRWGPRGQALGIFGFMMFFMAQFLHAVPDGLAELYAAMALALTASSLVRFGLWCWERRLPPVLAPAPSAARGLERPTTRQAFQNTFACALALGVGHLVSDQRWYWAVGTAWWIFVNTASRGETLVRGFRRVVGTVAGIAVGLVVAVPLHGAPAPTAALVALCVFGIFYTAAPSYSWMMFFVTVMASLLYGLLGVLHPGLLLLRFEQTLVGAAASALAVALVLPVTTHAATDAWIRRAMLAVRHCTAESARRLAGEASADPAPYVAELELLLARVRISLAPLLHPLSPLRARKERARLVTAHLDDCVRQARGLAEVAADPDASHDARLTAACQRVEAALRALLPTAEAPAPAAEPGLTAPQHHPGAERALAHLRDLERAVANLAGPVLSSPRSPLPEG
- a CDS encoding Lrp/AsnC family transcriptional regulator, whose protein sequence is MAVDALDTRILRLLLEQPRTSAREYARLLGIARGTLQARLDRLERDGVITGTGPRLSPAALGHPVLAFVHIEVTQGHLDPVADALAEVPEIIEAFSITGGGDLMARVVARDAAHLEDVIQRLVQLPGVVRTRTEMALRERVPYRMTGLLRAVEQDVRRKDKGRSRGRSAAPAPDGDA
- a CDS encoding D-alanyl-D-alanine carboxypeptidase family protein; the protein is MQQSGGRRARRWGVAVTASTAAFAVAVPAATAEAATGPAGIAAKGAFLLDSGPNKQLWAKDADTKRQMASTTKIMTAAVVLDTRGVNLNKQITIKKSYRDYVAKNGASTADLRVGDKLTVRQLLYGLMLPSGCDAAYALADTFGTGKTEAARTTSFIAQMNKKAAALGMKNTKYDSFDGISQAGTNHSTPRDIAKLARHAMGNSTFTTVVKAASTRQKATNVNRTYTWYNTNKLLGSYKGAIGIKTGTGTAAGPCLVFAAQRGKRTVVGVILNDPTNRYPDAVKMLDWSFNTSSKVKLRQLPSLAQKD
- a CDS encoding YjbQ family protein; its protein translation is MTDTFTTRTVDITTGSTETVYDLTDHCARFLREVAAGRDGLLNVFTPHATAGLAVIETGSGSDDDLLAALRDLLPKDDRWRHRHGSPGHGRDHVLPAFVPPHATLPVVGGELELGTWQSVVLVDTNVDNAHRKVRLSFLG
- a CDS encoding GNAT family N-acetyltransferase; this encodes MFSLPLRDDALLRPLDIWHAEEFAAHLDRAREHIRPWVGPAFVTDDLDGARATLRRYAERRAADQAGLFGIWRDGTLVGGVMFVDFNAALGSCEIGCWLEPAGEGHGLITAACTTLLDWALTTRGLHRAEWRCRADNARSSAVAERLGMTLEGVQREYWPYGGARYDKQYWAILAPEWQARRA
- a CDS encoding TetR/AcrR family transcriptional regulator, with translation MPRTKGDHEARRREVSEAVWRVLAAHGFDGLTLRAVAAELGATTGLLTHYFPAKRDLLAHALDLLDRRSAARPRRVAPRGLPAVRAALLDILPLTPAATDGNRIWVSSWDTALADPALSEGHAQRYARGRDRLSELVAAAQELGELPPGDPDRIAAGAQGFTLGLVVQALFDPAAFPPERQTELLDDYLAALASRR